In Myxococcus stipitatus, the following are encoded in one genomic region:
- a CDS encoding alpha/beta fold hydrolase, which translates to MAPHTSASAPRLFDVTPADLTLEAGARISSHLVRGWWWGPDEDLPWLQARARLLSEDEAQGTTPRLVRRSLAEQRHAVERARRRATPRPSSRIPTVLLVHALTGDMRAGGEGGWWEPVIGPGRALDPTRVRLLCFNNLGSCYGTTGPADEGFPGRTEDTRFGPAPTLAKGNLPQDERHLPATVTPWDQARGILLALDALGVEEVSLVTGGSLGGMIVLCLAALAPERFARMAPIATSETASAWVVGLNHVARQAILLDPGFPESAHRGLELARQLAMLSYRAEPGLEASQPRPPAWSSRALYPVQSYLEHQGRKLEARFDARAYLAQLGAMDHHDVARAPHGGLERIRASALCVGIDRDQLFFPEHMEALARKLRALGRHAEHAELTSLHGHDGFLIEWEQLSALLTRALALPSALDVPGAALLGTARPSSERTA; encoded by the coding sequence TTGGCCCCCCACACCAGCGCGTCCGCCCCGCGCCTCTTCGATGTCACTCCCGCCGACCTGACGCTGGAGGCTGGAGCCCGCATCTCGTCCCATCTCGTGCGCGGCTGGTGGTGGGGCCCCGACGAAGACCTGCCCTGGCTGCAAGCGCGCGCCCGCCTCCTCTCCGAGGACGAAGCCCAGGGCACCACGCCGCGCCTCGTGCGCCGCTCCCTGGCGGAACAGCGCCACGCCGTCGAGCGCGCCCGCCGCCGCGCCACCCCGCGCCCCTCTTCGCGCATCCCCACGGTGCTCCTGGTCCACGCGCTCACCGGTGACATGCGCGCCGGAGGCGAAGGCGGCTGGTGGGAACCCGTCATCGGCCCCGGTCGCGCGCTGGACCCCACGCGCGTGCGGCTCTTGTGTTTCAACAACCTGGGCTCCTGCTACGGCACCACCGGCCCCGCGGATGAGGGGTTCCCCGGACGCACCGAGGACACCCGCTTCGGCCCCGCCCCCACGTTGGCCAAGGGCAATCTCCCCCAGGACGAGCGCCACCTCCCCGCCACCGTCACCCCCTGGGACCAGGCGCGCGGCATCCTCCTGGCGCTCGATGCGCTCGGCGTGGAGGAGGTCTCTCTCGTCACGGGTGGCTCGCTGGGCGGAATGATTGTGCTCTGCCTCGCGGCCCTCGCGCCGGAGCGCTTCGCGCGCATGGCCCCCATCGCCACCTCGGAGACCGCGTCCGCGTGGGTGGTGGGCCTCAACCACGTCGCGCGCCAGGCCATCTTGCTGGACCCCGGCTTCCCCGAGTCCGCGCACCGGGGACTCGAGCTCGCGCGGCAGCTCGCGATGCTCTCCTATCGCGCGGAGCCTGGACTCGAGGCCAGCCAGCCGCGTCCTCCCGCATGGTCCTCGCGCGCGCTCTACCCGGTGCAGAGCTACCTGGAGCATCAGGGCCGCAAGCTGGAGGCCCGCTTCGATGCCCGCGCGTACCTGGCGCAGCTGGGCGCCATGGACCATCACGACGTCGCACGCGCGCCGCACGGAGGCCTGGAGCGCATCCGCGCCAGCGCCTTGTGCGTGGGCATCGACCGGGACCAGCTCTTCTTCCCCGAGCACATGGAGGCCCTCGCCCGGAAGCTGCGCGCGCTGGGCCGCCACGCGGAGCACGCGGAGCTGACCAGCCTCCACGGCCACGACGGCTTCCTCATCGAGTGGGAGCAGCTCTCCGCCCTGCTCACGCGCGCGCTCGCCCTGCCCTCCGCGCTGGACGTCCCGGGCGCCGCGCTGCTGGGCACCGCGCGTCCATCCAGCGAACGGACGGCGTGA
- a CDS encoding glutathione S-transferase family protein: protein MRLYDYAPSANGYKLRLLLSWLDKPYQLIPVDIFAGESHTDDFLRHKNPHGRIPVLEPEPGRFLAESNAILLFLAEGTPLLPEDRFERAQVHQWLFFEQNGVEPNVGTARFWKLTGRAPLHPEAFRLRVEAGRNALQAMERHLQHHTFLVGERPTVADIALYAFTHVAPDAGISLGDFPAVSAWLARVKARPGHIGALAPYTANAHVTPS from the coding sequence ATGCGCCTGTACGACTACGCGCCCTCCGCCAACGGCTACAAGCTTCGCCTCCTGCTCTCCTGGCTCGACAAGCCCTATCAGCTCATCCCGGTGGACATCTTCGCGGGCGAGAGCCACACCGACGACTTCCTGCGCCACAAGAACCCCCACGGACGCATCCCCGTCCTGGAGCCGGAACCCGGCCGCTTCCTCGCCGAGTCCAACGCCATCCTCCTCTTCCTCGCCGAGGGAACCCCGCTGCTCCCCGAGGACCGCTTCGAGCGCGCCCAGGTCCACCAGTGGCTCTTCTTCGAGCAGAACGGCGTCGAGCCCAACGTCGGCACCGCGCGCTTCTGGAAGCTGACGGGCCGCGCGCCCCTGCACCCGGAGGCCTTCCGCCTGCGAGTCGAGGCCGGACGCAACGCCCTCCAGGCCATGGAGCGCCACCTCCAGCACCACACGTTCCTCGTGGGCGAGCGCCCCACCGTCGCCGACATCGCCCTGTATGCCTTCACCCACGTCGCTCCCGACGCGGGAATCAGCCTGGGCGACTTCCCCGCCGTGTCCGCGTGGCTCGCGCGCGTGAAGGCCCGCCCGGGTCACATCGGCGCGCTCGCGCCGTACACCGCGAACGCACACGTCACTCCCTCGTGA
- a CDS encoding methylated-DNA--[protein]-cysteine S-methyltransferase, producing the protein MGNSDYARIEQAILYLDAHAREQPSLDAVAAHVGLSAFHFQRLFTRWAGISPKRFLQMHTLSSARRLLAERRSVLDTSLAVGLSGGGRLHELFITLTAMTPGEFKSGGEGLTVHHGVHESPFGACLIAVCERGICGLHFLTGATEAEALESLRAEWPRAAFVESKEETASWARRIFPESPPSERTPLSVLVKGTPFQVQVWQALLRVAPGEVATYEDLAKAIGRPKAVRAVGTAVGSNPVALLIPCHRVLRKTGVFGDYRWGPARKQVMLAWESLRYGAENGDGEVIARAELA; encoded by the coding sequence ATGGGGAACAGCGACTACGCCCGAATCGAGCAGGCGATTCTCTATCTCGATGCACATGCGCGCGAGCAGCCATCCCTGGACGCCGTCGCGGCGCACGTGGGGCTGAGTGCCTTCCACTTCCAGCGCCTCTTCACCCGCTGGGCGGGCATCAGCCCCAAGCGCTTCCTCCAGATGCACACGCTCAGCTCGGCGCGCCGGTTGTTGGCCGAGCGGCGCAGCGTGCTCGACACGTCCTTGGCGGTGGGATTGTCCGGGGGCGGGCGGTTGCATGAGCTGTTCATCACGCTGACGGCGATGACTCCGGGCGAGTTCAAGTCCGGCGGAGAAGGGCTGACGGTGCATCACGGCGTGCATGAATCGCCGTTCGGTGCGTGCCTCATCGCCGTCTGTGAGCGAGGCATCTGCGGGCTGCACTTCCTGACAGGTGCGACGGAGGCGGAGGCGTTGGAGTCGCTGCGCGCGGAGTGGCCTCGCGCGGCCTTCGTGGAGTCGAAGGAGGAGACGGCTTCGTGGGCGCGGCGCATCTTCCCCGAGTCACCGCCGTCCGAGCGCACGCCGCTGTCGGTGTTGGTGAAGGGCACGCCGTTCCAGGTGCAGGTGTGGCAGGCGTTGCTGCGCGTGGCGCCCGGAGAGGTGGCGACGTACGAGGACCTGGCGAAGGCGATCGGCCGGCCCAAGGCGGTGCGCGCGGTGGGCACGGCGGTGGGGAGCAATCCGGTGGCGCTGCTGATTCCTTGTCATCGCGTGCTGCGCAAGACGGGCGTCTTCGGGGACTACCGTTGGGGGCCCGCGCGCAAGCAGGTGATGCTCGCGTGGGAGTCGCTCCGCTATGGCGCGGAGAATGGGGACGGCGAGGTCATCGCTCGCGCCGAGCTGGCGTGA
- a CDS encoding helix-turn-helix domain-containing protein: MAFLALPPHPALASLVLGYWFIEDLEGSYEGNPIRTTPHTAAVLTLNFGTPCRSEFSAGAPRASLLGVQTRPRVWHSGEGCSFVMVMLRPPGLARLFPSMGLESRDELIELGGLLGDGPSRRLGEDVSAAWEPRRVARRLDAWLLQRAEAARGVERELERLGWAWTALSSASRVDDAARAAGVSVRQLERWFQVHVGCSPKELQGLERVQASFRAAQTGQGDPLQGFSDQAHQIRQWRRYLGMTPGRYARTSWSTLAEFFAQSRDAAPEGLSHFF, encoded by the coding sequence ATGGCGTTCCTCGCGTTGCCTCCGCATCCCGCGCTCGCGTCCCTGGTGCTGGGCTACTGGTTCATCGAGGACCTGGAGGGCTCGTATGAAGGCAACCCCATCCGGACCACCCCACACACGGCGGCGGTGCTGACGCTCAACTTCGGCACGCCGTGCAGGAGTGAGTTCTCGGCCGGAGCACCTCGCGCGTCGTTGCTGGGTGTCCAGACGCGTCCGCGGGTGTGGCACTCGGGCGAGGGGTGTTCCTTCGTGATGGTGATGCTCCGGCCGCCGGGGCTCGCGCGGCTGTTTCCCTCAATGGGATTGGAGAGCCGCGACGAACTCATCGAGCTGGGCGGGCTCCTCGGGGATGGTCCTTCGCGCAGGCTTGGAGAGGACGTGTCCGCCGCGTGGGAGCCTCGGCGGGTCGCGCGGAGGCTCGATGCGTGGCTGCTTCAGCGAGCCGAGGCGGCGCGCGGAGTCGAGAGAGAGCTCGAGAGGCTCGGGTGGGCGTGGACTGCGCTGTCGAGCGCCTCGCGCGTGGACGATGCTGCGCGCGCCGCCGGAGTTTCGGTGAGGCAACTGGAGCGCTGGTTCCAGGTGCATGTCGGGTGTTCGCCCAAGGAGTTGCAGGGGCTGGAGCGAGTGCAAGCCAGCTTCCGCGCGGCGCAGACAGGACAGGGGGACCCGCTGCAAGGGTTCAGCGACCAGGCGCACCAGATTCGCCAGTGGCGCCGCTATCTCGGCATGACGCCGGGGCGCTACGCGCGGACCTCGTGGTCCACGCTCGCGGAGTTCTTCGCGCAATCACGCGATGCGGCACCCGAGGGGCTCTCTCACTTCTTCTGA
- a CDS encoding dienelactone hydrolase family protein → MNPWQRQEGVHGELVEYRAGETLCEAYVAWDARKEGRRPCVLLAHAWDGLNEPMRAKAEEFAALGYVCFAVDVYGKGVRGGVTEDNSHLMEPLMADRALLRRRMVAGFEAALRHPLVDPERVAGVGYCFGGLCALDLARSAVPGLKAAVSFHGVLKPPRLGTQAPITAKVLIEHGWEDPTAPVEDVLAVTRELTDAKADWQLHAHGHAMHAFTYPGLDNREAGLQYHPDAARRSWASMCAFLQDVFATP, encoded by the coding sequence GTGAATCCATGGCAGAGGCAAGAGGGCGTCCACGGCGAGCTCGTGGAGTATCGCGCGGGCGAAACGCTGTGTGAGGCATATGTGGCGTGGGACGCCCGGAAGGAGGGGCGCAGACCGTGCGTGCTCCTGGCGCACGCGTGGGACGGCCTGAACGAGCCGATGCGCGCGAAGGCGGAAGAATTCGCGGCGCTGGGCTACGTGTGCTTCGCCGTGGATGTGTATGGCAAGGGTGTGCGCGGGGGCGTGACGGAGGACAACTCCCACTTGATGGAGCCCTTGATGGCGGACCGGGCGTTGCTGCGCCGGAGGATGGTGGCCGGGTTCGAGGCCGCGCTTCGGCATCCGCTCGTCGACCCCGAGCGTGTCGCGGGGGTGGGCTATTGCTTTGGAGGGCTGTGCGCGCTGGACCTCGCGCGAAGCGCCGTGCCGGGACTGAAGGCCGCGGTGAGCTTCCACGGTGTCCTCAAGCCACCCAGGCTGGGAACCCAAGCGCCCATCACCGCGAAGGTCCTCATCGAGCACGGCTGGGAGGACCCGACGGCACCTGTGGAAGACGTGCTGGCGGTGACACGCGAGCTGACCGACGCCAAAGCGGACTGGCAACTCCACGCCCACGGCCACGCCATGCATGCCTTTACCTACCCAGGGCTCGACAATCGAGAGGCCGGGCTCCAGTACCACCCGGACGCCGCGAGGCGCTCCTGGGCGTCGATGTGTGCCTTCCTTCAAGACGTCTTCGCCACCCCGTGA
- a CDS encoding toxin glutamine deamidase domain-containing protein, with product MPKDIGRNPPPKIYTGVGSSSTAKPASQTSPIQSQPSPQKQSSVQTSSFSAGSPSSATSVKSTGFSKQEAAGFGAMSQGIFGSRPPTPTVAERSPTPEAPEEEGVSLGRTYPVSDLAINLCNQVQSHAGEDLLVFHPIDQMSIPNRTPHTQNGICNSIAVKWLDINVAHFDDAWSGTVGFSEALNHDMGAMIQRQDTLMGGIDATRREAANISAESKVLRKDIEAASAVEASYLSKNEKVPADVSARLAHLEQAANNLAAHATQNAQTRDQLLAQLDGNLPLQQIHIQNMQGQGPAQNAQAIADQIHQAGPGLYTLSLDRGPGTPGHILCVSNSEEGVKVMDPNTAEFCLADLDSLPRTLQTHFEIPEYQTYTRCRLKHLSPQAMQSISQPQ from the coding sequence ATGCCCAAGGATATCGGAAGGAACCCACCCCCGAAGATCTACACTGGCGTAGGTTCATCAAGCACGGCGAAGCCCGCATCCCAGACCTCGCCCATCCAGTCCCAGCCGTCACCGCAAAAGCAATCATCTGTTCAGACCTCGTCCTTTAGCGCCGGGTCTCCCTCGTCCGCGACCTCGGTGAAGTCCACGGGCTTTTCGAAGCAGGAGGCCGCGGGGTTCGGTGCGATGAGCCAAGGCATCTTTGGCTCACGCCCGCCAACTCCGACTGTCGCGGAGCGCTCTCCTACGCCGGAGGCTCCTGAGGAGGAGGGCGTTTCACTGGGGCGGACCTATCCGGTCTCCGACCTCGCGATAAACCTGTGCAATCAAGTCCAATCGCACGCGGGAGAAGACCTTCTCGTCTTTCATCCCATCGACCAGATGTCGATACCCAATCGGACGCCGCATACGCAGAACGGCATCTGCAATAGCATCGCGGTGAAGTGGCTCGACATCAACGTCGCCCACTTCGATGACGCCTGGTCGGGGACCGTGGGCTTTTCGGAAGCGCTCAATCACGACATGGGGGCGATGATTCAAAGGCAGGACACCCTCATGGGTGGCATCGACGCGACTCGGCGGGAGGCCGCGAACATCAGCGCGGAGTCAAAGGTGCTGAGGAAGGACATCGAGGCGGCGTCCGCGGTGGAAGCGTCCTACTTGAGCAAGAATGAGAAAGTGCCCGCTGATGTCTCGGCAAGGCTTGCTCATCTCGAGCAGGCGGCGAACAATCTCGCCGCGCATGCAACCCAGAACGCCCAGACGAGGGACCAGCTCCTGGCTCAACTGGATGGGAACCTTCCGCTCCAGCAGATCCATATCCAGAACATGCAGGGGCAAGGGCCGGCCCAGAATGCCCAGGCGATTGCGGACCAGATTCACCAGGCCGGACCCGGGCTGTATACCTTGAGCCTGGACCGAGGGCCGGGGACCCCGGGACACATCCTGTGCGTGTCGAATTCAGAGGAGGGGGTCAAGGTCATGGACCCCAATACCGCGGAGTTCTGCCTCGCGGACCTCGACAGTCTTCCGCGCACACTCCAGACCCACTTCGAGATTCCGGAGTATCAAACCTATACAAGGTGCCGTCTCAAGCACCTGTCCCCCCAGGCGATGCAGTCAATCTCCCAGCCGCAATAG
- a CDS encoding SDR family oxidoreductase — MRKNILITGASSGLGEGMAREFAARGHNLALCARRTDRLDALRSELLTKHPGLHISVRELDVNEHERVFEVFNAFAQDLGSLDRIIINAGIGVGKRLGTGNFATNVKTAQTNFVAAVAQCEAAVGILRKQGQGHLVTISSMSAMRGLPRHLTVYAATKAGLATLTEGIRAELLGTPIKVSTIYPGYIHTELNAGAKKLPFAVDAEKGSRALVKAIEREPVSAYVPGWPWTVVGFFLRNLPLRLVAKMS; from the coding sequence ATGCGAAAGAACATCCTGATTACCGGCGCCAGCTCCGGGCTGGGTGAGGGCATGGCTCGGGAGTTCGCAGCGCGGGGTCACAACCTCGCGCTGTGTGCCCGGAGGACGGACCGGCTGGATGCGCTTCGCTCGGAGCTGCTGACGAAGCACCCGGGCCTTCACATCTCCGTGCGCGAGCTGGATGTGAATGAGCACGAACGCGTGTTCGAGGTCTTCAACGCCTTCGCCCAAGATTTGGGGAGCCTGGACCGCATCATCATCAACGCGGGCATCGGCGTGGGGAAGCGGCTGGGCACAGGCAACTTCGCCACCAACGTGAAGACGGCGCAGACGAACTTCGTGGCCGCCGTCGCGCAGTGCGAAGCGGCCGTGGGCATTCTTCGCAAACAGGGCCAGGGGCACCTGGTCACCATCTCCTCGATGAGCGCCATGCGCGGATTGCCTCGCCACCTCACCGTGTACGCGGCCACCAAGGCGGGGCTCGCGACGCTGACGGAGGGCATCCGCGCGGAGCTGCTCGGCACACCCATCAAGGTCTCCACGATTTATCCCGGCTATATCCACACGGAGCTGAACGCGGGGGCCAAGAAGCTGCCGTTCGCCGTCGATGCGGAGAAAGGCTCACGCGCGCTGGTGAAGGCCATCGAGCGCGAGCCGGTGAGCGCCTACGTCCCCGGCTGGCCCTGGACCGTGGTGGGGTTCTTCCTGCGCAACCTGCCGCTCAGGCTCGTCGCGAAGATGTCCTGA
- a CDS encoding histidine phosphatase family protein: protein MGAVYLIRHGQASFGAENYDQLSETGYIQARVLGEALKARQTKVDAVITGTLARHQQTAQTCLKALGHDTAPVRIPGFNEFDHVELIVRHTPRYANHAAWMEDLATAPDPHRAIQDMFGQAVARWLAGKHDHEYAESWPAFQQRCIRALDSLIQDLGPSKTALVFTSGGPVTAICQHLLRIPDEYAFRLNWTLANCGITKVVYSDRGPHLSTLNEHSHFEGPHRALVTYR from the coding sequence ATGGGCGCTGTGTATCTCATCCGCCATGGACAGGCGTCCTTCGGCGCGGAGAACTACGACCAGCTCTCCGAGACGGGTTACATCCAGGCTCGAGTGCTGGGCGAGGCCCTCAAGGCCCGGCAGACGAAGGTCGACGCGGTCATCACGGGGACACTCGCCCGCCACCAACAGACGGCGCAGACGTGCTTGAAGGCGCTCGGCCATGACACCGCTCCGGTGCGCATCCCGGGCTTCAATGAGTTCGACCACGTCGAGCTCATCGTCCGGCACACGCCGCGATACGCGAACCACGCGGCGTGGATGGAGGACCTCGCCACCGCACCGGACCCGCATCGCGCCATCCAGGACATGTTCGGACAGGCCGTGGCCCGATGGCTCGCGGGCAAACACGACCACGAGTACGCCGAGTCCTGGCCCGCGTTCCAACAGCGCTGCATCCGGGCGCTCGACTCGCTCATCCAGGACCTGGGCCCGTCCAAGACTGCGCTGGTGTTCACCTCGGGTGGGCCTGTCACCGCCATCTGTCAGCACCTGCTCCGCATCCCGGACGAGTACGCGTTCCGGCTGAACTGGACGCTCGCCAACTGCGGCATCACCAAGGTCGTCTACAGCGACCGAGGCCCCCACCTCTCGACGCTCAACGAGCACTCCCACTTCGAGGGGCCGCACCGCGCCCTCGTCACGTACCGCTGA
- a CDS encoding phosphotransferase family protein, with protein sequence MATHATSTASIDTPGSVRSGEELNVAAVDAWLKQQVPSLEGTPTVTQFSGGASNWTYRLLYPHRDLILRRPPSGTKAKSAHDMSREYRVQQALKPAYPWVPRMVGLCQDPTILGTDFYVMERIEGLIPRANLPRGLNLDRDQTRQLCLNVIDKLLELHAVDAQAVGLSSLGKGPGYPRRQVEGWSDRFEKARTWNVPSYRYVRDWLKSNIPDDIATCVIHNDWRFDNVVLDPAEPTRVIGVLDWEMATLGDPLMDLGSALAYWVEADDTFFMRATRRQPTHLPGMLRRQEVVDYYLQRSGLKPANWTFYEVFGIFRLAVIIQQIYYRYHHKQTRNPAFKNFWALVTYFDWRCKRIIRKAGR encoded by the coding sequence ATGGCCACCCACGCCACCTCCACCGCCTCGATCGACACGCCCGGCTCGGTGCGCTCCGGTGAGGAGCTGAACGTCGCCGCCGTCGACGCGTGGCTGAAGCAACAGGTGCCCTCGCTGGAAGGCACGCCCACGGTGACGCAGTTCTCCGGTGGCGCCTCCAACTGGACCTATCGCCTCCTGTATCCCCACCGGGACCTCATCCTCCGCAGGCCCCCCTCGGGCACGAAGGCGAAGTCCGCGCACGACATGTCGCGCGAGTACCGCGTACAGCAGGCCCTCAAGCCCGCGTATCCCTGGGTGCCCCGCATGGTGGGGCTGTGCCAGGACCCGACCATCCTGGGCACGGACTTCTACGTCATGGAGCGCATCGAGGGACTCATCCCTCGCGCCAACCTGCCCCGCGGGCTGAACCTGGACCGGGACCAGACGCGCCAGCTCTGTCTCAACGTCATCGACAAGCTGCTGGAGCTGCACGCCGTGGATGCCCAGGCCGTGGGCCTGTCCTCGCTCGGCAAGGGCCCGGGCTATCCCCGCCGTCAGGTGGAGGGCTGGTCGGACCGCTTCGAGAAGGCGCGGACGTGGAACGTGCCGAGCTACCGCTACGTGCGCGACTGGCTCAAGAGCAACATCCCCGATGACATCGCCACCTGTGTCATCCACAACGACTGGCGCTTCGACAACGTGGTGCTGGACCCGGCGGAGCCCACGCGTGTCATCGGTGTGCTCGACTGGGAGATGGCCACGCTGGGCGACCCGCTGATGGACCTGGGCAGCGCGCTGGCCTACTGGGTGGAGGCGGATGACACGTTCTTCATGCGCGCCACGCGGCGCCAGCCCACGCACCTGCCCGGCATGCTGCGGCGGCAGGAGGTCGTCGACTACTACCTCCAGCGCTCCGGCCTGAAGCCCGCCAACTGGACCTTCTACGAGGTCTTCGGAATCTTCCGGCTCGCCGTCATCATCCAGCAAATCTATTACCGCTATCACCACAAGCAGACACGCAACCCGGCGTTCAAGAACTTCTGGGCGCTGGTGACCTACTTCGACTGGCGCTGCAAGCGCATCATCCGGAAGGCGGGCCGCTGA
- a CDS encoding acyl-CoA dehydrogenase family protein, which produces MDFEPSARSKDYLERVKRFMREHIEPAEPRYYQEIQEASRAGDWKTWPVSQVMEDLKARAREQGLWNLFLPDEKLAPGLSTLEYAPIAEETGRSLMAPEVFNCNAPDTGNMEVLWKYGTDAQKERWLKPLLAGDIRSVFCMTEPGVASSDATNMEATAVVEGDEVVLNGAKWWSTGLGHPRAKVTIFMARTPDTGADRHHQHSMVLVPLDAPGVTIRRMLPVFGDYDAPHGHGEVHFENVRVPVSNIIGGPGMGFEIAQGRLGPGRIHHCMRCIGAAERALELMIDRGMNRTAFGKPLLNLGGNRERVADARIAIDQARLLTMYAAWKMDEVGALGAMTEISAIKVVAPNVLQRIVDDAMQIHGGAGLSQDTPLSAFFAQARTLRLADGPDEVHKGVIARIELARRGFSRR; this is translated from the coding sequence GTGGACTTCGAGCCGAGCGCCAGAAGCAAGGACTACCTGGAGCGCGTGAAGCGGTTCATGCGCGAGCACATCGAGCCCGCCGAGCCGCGCTACTACCAGGAGATTCAGGAGGCCTCGCGCGCCGGTGACTGGAAGACGTGGCCGGTGTCCCAGGTGATGGAGGACCTCAAGGCCCGCGCCCGTGAGCAGGGGTTGTGGAACCTGTTCCTCCCCGACGAGAAGCTCGCCCCGGGCCTGTCCACGCTCGAGTACGCCCCCATCGCCGAGGAGACCGGGCGCAGCCTCATGGCCCCCGAGGTCTTCAACTGCAACGCCCCCGACACCGGCAACATGGAGGTGCTGTGGAAGTACGGCACCGACGCGCAGAAGGAGCGCTGGCTCAAGCCGCTGCTCGCGGGCGACATCCGCTCGGTGTTCTGCATGACGGAGCCCGGCGTCGCGTCCTCGGACGCCACCAACATGGAGGCCACCGCCGTCGTCGAAGGTGACGAGGTCGTCCTCAACGGCGCCAAGTGGTGGTCCACGGGCCTGGGCCATCCTCGCGCCAAAGTCACCATCTTCATGGCCCGCACGCCCGACACCGGGGCGGACCGGCATCATCAGCACTCCATGGTGCTCGTGCCCCTGGACGCGCCGGGCGTCACCATCCGCCGCATGCTGCCCGTCTTCGGCGACTACGACGCGCCCCACGGCCACGGCGAGGTCCACTTCGAGAACGTGCGCGTGCCCGTCTCCAACATCATCGGGGGCCCGGGCATGGGCTTCGAGATCGCGCAGGGCCGGCTGGGCCCCGGCCGCATCCACCACTGCATGCGCTGCATCGGCGCGGCGGAGCGGGCGCTGGAGCTGATGATTGACCGGGGCATGAACCGCACCGCCTTCGGCAAGCCCCTCCTCAACCTGGGCGGCAACCGCGAGCGCGTGGCCGATGCCCGCATCGCCATCGACCAGGCCCGCCTGCTCACGATGTACGCCGCGTGGAAGATGGATGAAGTGGGCGCGCTGGGCGCGATGACCGAGATTTCCGCCATCAAGGTCGTGGCGCCCAATGTCCTCCAGCGCATCGTGGACGACGCCATGCAGATTCATGGCGGCGCGGGGCTTTCCCAGGACACGCCGCTGTCGGCATTCTTCGCCCAGGCACGCACGCTGCGGCTCGCGGACGGACCGGACGAAGTCCACAAGGGCGTCATCGCCCGCATCGAGCTGGCCCGGCGCGGTTTCTCCCGGAGATGA
- a CDS encoding LysR family transcriptional regulator, whose product MNPVHDSASRTGPLDLNLFRVFDVVYRERNLTRAAEVLFLSQSAVSHALARLKEQLGAPLFVREGRGVAPTPLAERLAPEIREALALLQQAVHHTRGFEPARDVGTFTLAMSDMLEPSIVPRLVARLREVSPEARVSSVRLERAKLERELASGRLDLAIDVEQPTSAELRHTAFTRDAFCVVSRKRRKLDVTAYMAARHVTVSSRRAGLAVEDLVLSRLGYQREVTVRCRHYETACRIVSGSDLLLTMPRRRAEEINAELDNHLLPMPLALPRLELHLYWHRSEDSEPRSQWLRAELQALARGMMKAGRGRETPRGE is encoded by the coding sequence ATGAACCCAGTTCATGACTCCGCCTCCAGGACCGGGCCCCTGGACCTCAACCTCTTCCGGGTGTTCGACGTGGTCTACCGGGAGCGGAACCTGACGCGCGCCGCGGAGGTGTTGTTCCTCAGCCAGTCGGCGGTGAGCCACGCGCTGGCTCGGCTGAAGGAGCAGCTGGGGGCACCGCTGTTCGTCCGGGAGGGCAGGGGCGTGGCGCCCACGCCGTTGGCGGAGCGGCTGGCTCCCGAGATTCGCGAGGCGCTCGCGCTGCTCCAGCAGGCTGTGCACCACACGCGAGGCTTCGAGCCCGCACGCGACGTGGGCACCTTCACGCTGGCGATGAGCGACATGCTGGAGCCGTCCATCGTTCCCCGGCTGGTGGCTCGGCTTCGGGAGGTGAGTCCCGAGGCGCGGGTGAGCAGCGTGAGGCTGGAGCGCGCGAAGCTGGAGCGGGAGCTGGCCTCGGGGCGGTTGGACCTGGCCATCGACGTGGAGCAGCCCACGAGCGCGGAATTGCGGCACACGGCCTTCACGCGGGACGCGTTCTGCGTGGTGAGCCGCAAGCGCAGGAAGCTGGATGTGACGGCGTACATGGCCGCGAGACATGTGACGGTGTCTTCACGACGCGCGGGCCTGGCGGTGGAGGACCTGGTGCTCAGCCGTCTGGGTTATCAGCGCGAGGTGACGGTGCGCTGTCGTCACTATGAGACAGCGTGTCGCATCGTGTCTGGCTCGGACCTGCTCCTGACGATGCCTCGGCGGCGCGCGGAGGAGATCAACGCGGAGCTCGACAATCACTTGCTGCCCATGCCGCTCGCGCTGCCTCGGCTGGAGCTGCATCTGTATTGGCACCGCTCCGAGGACTCCGAGCCGCGCAGTCAATGGCTGCGCGCGGAGCTGCAAGCCTTGGCTCGGGGAATGATGAAGGCGGGGCGGGGTAGAGAGACCCCACGCGGGGAGTGA